AAATTTCGGGCAGGGTGCGCTCGTAGGCGTCGGGCACGGTGCGGTCGGGAAAGAGGTGGAAGTAGTCGCGGTAGATGGGGTCGCCCGCGCGGGCCTTGTGGGCCCACTCGTGTTCCTGCGCCACATGGTTGAGCACGAGGTCCAGCACCAGACTGATGCCCCGCCCCCGCAGGTCCGCCGCCAGGGCCGAGAGGTCGTCCATGCTGCCCAGGTCTTCGCGCACCGCGCGGTAATCGGCCACCGCGTAGCCGCCGTCGTTCTCGCCAGCCCGGGGCCTGAGCAGCGGCATCAGGTGCAGGTATTTCACGCCCAGCCCTTCCAGGTAGGGCACGCGGGTCTGCACGCCCTTTAAGGTGCCCGCAAAGCGGTCGGCATAGGCCACGTACCCGATCATCTCGGGTTGCTGCAGCCAGTCGGGGCGCAGCAGCCGGGCCTCGTCCAGCCGTTTCAGGTCGGCGGGGCGGGTGTGGTAGGCATGCAGCAGCACTTCCAGCAGCTCGGGCAGCAGGGCCTCTGTGGCCGCCTCGCCATACACGGCGCCCAGGCTCTCGATCAGTTCCGGGCCGTAGCGCTCCAAGCGCAGCAGAAAGGTGTCGGCGTCGCGGTCATCATCAAAGGCGCGGCGCAGCGAATCGGGGGCCAGCAGCCGGGAGGGGTCGGAAGGGGCCATGGGCACCCAGCATAAACCGGATTTGGAACTGTTTCCAACTTTAGGTGGTCAGGCCGGCTGCAGCTCTGCCCGCACCGCCATGAGGGCCCGCCCCAGCAGGTTCTGACCCCAGGCCTGCCGCGCGCCCTCCGCCTGCGATTCCGAGAAGCCAATGCCCCAGATGCGGTCCGTGGGCGAGGCTTCCACCAGTTCAGCGTCTCCAGTGTTCAGCAGGAAATTGCGCAGCTCTGGATTCTGACCAAATTTCAGCCGCAGCATGTCCAGGGCGGCGGCAAAACGGGCACTCGCCCACACCTCGTCGTCGTAGGGCGTGACCCGGCGGCCCAGCGCCTTGCACTCAGCGGGGGTGGCAGCGGCGAGAATCTGTGCCCACGTGGCTTCGTCGCCAAACAGCCGGGCTTTACGGGCCATCAGGTATTGCTCGGCCCAGTGGTAGGTCACTTCCTCTTCGACAAACACGCTGGGATGAAAGTTCGAGAACGGATGGGCGGTGCGGTAGAAGTACAGCGTCTGGGGGCTCATGCCCGCCAGTCTGCCCGGCCCTCCCCTATTCCTACCTCGGCCACCTGACCTGCCCCGCCCCTCGCATCTGGCCGATTCCGACCCTCCCTGCGCCCGGTATCATGGGGGGCGATGACGAAAGACGGCGGGAAACAGGACAAGAAGGCGGCGCAGTACGGCGTCACCCCCCAGAGCACAGACTTCAACGACTGGTACAACGAGGTCGTGAAAAAGG
The window above is part of the Deinococcus aquaedulcis genome. Proteins encoded here:
- a CDS encoding NADAR family protein, which translates into the protein MSPQTLYFYRTAHPFSNFHPSVFVEEEVTYHWAEQYLMARKARLFGDEATWAQILAAATPAECKALGRRVTPYDDEVWASARFAAALDMLRLKFGQNPELRNFLLNTGDAELVEASPTDRIWGIGFSESQAEGARQAWGQNLLGRALMAVRAELQPA